A genome region from Oryzias latipes chromosome 2, ASM223467v1 includes the following:
- the LOC111948808 gene encoding zinc finger BED domain-containing protein 4-like, whose amino-acid sequence MEEWGIKGKVTGLVTDCAPNMVACANILLLRHIMCFAHMLNLVVKKSLAQTPELEDIRSKGRRIVGLFKSSTTAKEKLSEMQRQLARPEHKLIQEVETRWNSTFNMLERLFKEREPLGAALATLHTDLPPLTSEDYQAIHHCLSILSPFQEATVELSTEKRVSASKVIPMVKMLKHYISSRCGQITHPLGEKLATNLKNNLHERFSALEKVTALSMATLLDPRFKELGFCSQGSAHTAIERLTKECAATMQALLPEAQPQSPPRESPSSQQEDGGLWALLDSHVGVQQQVTSTTASATVEVQRYLKEPHIPRTQDPLRYWVTHKVLYPHLYKLAMKFLCTPASSVPCERIFSKAGEIVSQRRNRLKPSTVEKILFLNKNL is encoded by the exons ATGGAAGAATGGGGAATTAAAGGGAAG GTGACAGGCCTGGTTACAGACTGTGCTCCCAACATGGTTGCATGTGCTAATATATTACTGCTTCGGCACATAATGTGTTTTGCACATATGCTTAATTTGGTGGTGAAAAAGTCCCTTGCCCAAACCCCTGAACTAGAGGATATCCGAAGTAAGGGGCGTAGGATTGTCGgtctttttaaatccagcacCACAGCGAAGGAGAAGCTGTCAGAGATGCAGCGACAGCTGGCCAGGCCAGAGCACAAATTAATACaagag GTGGAAACAAGATGGAACAGCACATTTAATATGTTGGAAAGGTTGTTTAAGGAGAGAGAGCCACTGGGGGCAGCTCTGGCCACCCTCCATACAGACCTTCCTCCACTCACCTCAGAGGACTACCAGGCCATACACCACTGCTTGAGCATTCTTTCACCGTTTCAAGAGGCCACAGTTGAGCTTtcgacagaaaaacgagtgtcaGCATCCAAAGTCATTCCCATGGTCAAAATGCTGAAACATTACATCTCAAGCAGGTGTGGTCAGATCACACACCCACTTGGTGAAAAACTGGCCACTAACTTGAAGAACAATCTCCATGAGAGGTTTTCAGCTCTGGAGAAGGTCACTGCTCTGTCAATGGCAACCTTGTTGGACCCAAGGTTTAAAGAGCTGGGGTTCTGCAGCCAAGGCTCTGCCCACACGGCCATAGAGCGACTCACTAAAGAGTGTGCTGCAACAATGCAGGCGCTACTTCCAGAGGCACAGCCACAGTCGCCACCTAGAGAAAGTCCTTCAAGTCAGCAGGAAGATGGTGGTCTCTGGGCCCTGCTGGACAGCCATGTGGGGGTTCAACAGCAGGTGACCAGCACAACTGCCAGTGCAACAGTGGAGGTTCAGAG GTACTTAAAGGAACCTCACATCCCAAGGACTCAGGACCCACTGAGATACTGGGTTACCCACAAGGTTTTATACCCACATCTCTACAAGCTGGCAATGAAGTTTTTATGCACACCAGCTTCATCTGTGCCTTGTGAGAGGATCTTCTCCAAGGCTGGCGAAATCGTCAGCCAAAGACGAAACAGGCTGAAGCCCAGCACAGtggagaaaattctgtttttaaataaaaatctataa